The Montipora foliosa isolate CH-2021 chromosome 1, ASM3666993v2, whole genome shotgun sequence DNA segment GATATGGGGCTAAAGGAAAACATATGTTCCAAGCGTTATGATTTCATGAAAAATTTCGAGTACTTGAAGCAAACATTGTTGTTAATGTCACTGAGTAATGGCAATGATAACCTAAATTCACAAGAGGAGTTTGATTCCCTTTGGGATTCTTGAGGATCAGGCTATCAGGTGGAGAAGCTTCATGAGTTCACTGATGAAGTCAAGACACTGTGTGGGCGATCTATCATGCTCTCTTATGGATTTTGGCTACCACACACAGCACCTCTACTTTGAAACTTCGCATGCCAAAGGCGAACAAGATGCAGCTGGGTCTCACGTGAAGCAGAGGGTGAGCCAGGCAGTTTTACAACGAAACGGCAGAATCACTAATGCAGAGAGTATGTACAAGTATCTTGTTGAGAATTTCACCCTTCCAGTGGCATCCAGCGTTGACTCACGAACAAAAGCAGTGGAACTCAAACGACGGGTCTTCTTTTTTGTCCCTAGTCAGGGAGAAAAGGCTGCAGGTAGAAACAGACCTGGAAGGCAATTCAAGTCAGTCTCAGGAATCAGAAAATGGCACTGTGTTAAGAGCTTACCATAACAAGAGAAGGTCTTAACCAGACATCGCTTGTGTTACTGCACTGATTGTATACTAGATGACGAAGATCAGTGCATCAACAATGACTGGAAGGAAGTATAAATCAAAAGGGAAACTTCCCCTGCCACCACCAGGCAGTCCACAGCCACATCAGCTCTGGATAATGATACCATGTCACATATGGCTGATCTTGCAGCCAAAGGTAGCACTGTGGCCATAGCAGCTTTTGAGGATCCTGCCTTAATGATTTCTACCTCCTAAAAGTCACTTCCAATGGCGTGGAAGAGCTAGAGGAGCCAATGACTGATAACTATTCCTGCCAATACCCTAGTGGCAGTGCTGTTCTCAAAGGTCACTTCTTTTTATGGGAAAATCTTCAAGATATGACCTACACTCTTGACACTAAACGTCTAGCTGTAGTTTATGCTGGGACAGTGCGTGCTATATGTACAGATCTTtctgtgaagaaaaaaaatcgaaataaGCCAATCTACAAGCTGTCTATGCAGCACCATTAAGAGATAATTGGATCAATGTAAATCTTGTACATATTTGTCTAtcatggtaaaaaaaaatcaacgatTTTGTTAAAACCTCTAAACTTCTGTATCTGGCCACGCCCACAAGGTACTATGGGTAATTAAAAATTGCATTTTCTCGCTTCTCAAATtgcaattaattaaaaatataaaatgatgTTGCCATCTAAGACTAAAATGCATTGAATAAAACAATAAAGAGAAATTTCCTGACGATTTTGCTTTTTTACGCTGTGTCACACAAATGGGAGGGGTGATTGTGCAGCGACACATCTAACTCACTTGGGGagctgaaaggaaaaaaaaacaagcagaaTGTGCAATCAATATAAAGAATGTGTGACCTTCATTGTAACTGTCTAAATCATGTATCAATCACATATGATGCAAGCATACACAGATGTAttaacttgttgttaattagtgtcttttGTTCTAAGGAAAGGTACCAATTATCAAAACACTACTACATCCGCgtatgttgcttgtgcttatgcttgttTCGTATGTGAAAACCAGCTTTAATACACGACTTTCATAATGGCCGACGGCACAGGGGACTGGTAGTAACTTTTCCATGAAAACGAGGTCAGTAGGGCCACGTTAGCCTGCGCTCTGTGTGTTGTAAACAAATCAGAGGGTCAAATCAAATTAACGCTAACAAtagaatattttaaaatgccAATGAGCCGTTGTGTTCCGGAATGCCCAATAAAAATCAACCTCTGTAAAAACGGTGAGAAAATCTCGTTCTTTAAAGTTCCGAAGAAAAGGTAACTTCAAAGTAACCAAGTTCAGAAACATATGCTCCAGACATTTAAGGACAGGTGACCTCAGGAAAACTCTCGGTGGAAAATGTGAAGTTAAAGGTGGAGTTGTACCTTCAGATTTTCCATGGATTTGAACATCGCCTCGCAAAAGAAAGGAGCCGACAGTGAGAAACTCTGCTTTAAGCAGTGCGGCTCTTAACTTAAATACTTCAGTTGTATCTGCAGAAGAACCAGCCAGTGAATTACCAGCGAGTGTTTCAGATTTAGAATCAAATAGTAGCTCAACAACTCAATACAGAAAAACCCAAACAGAATTCACTGTCCCTGAGGTTTACTTGACAAAAAGTATTAGCAACAATGATAAAAAGATTCAAGAAATGGAACAGGAAATCAAGGAACTTAAGCGTCAATTGCAGCATATGCAGCTGCAAAATGACGGCCTTAATGATAGATTATTTAttcttgaaaacttgaaaatgaaggATTCGTCTGCTACTTTATATTCTGGTTTTCCCAACTGGGAAACGTTTATGGTTGTTTACACATATCTTGACTCTGGGGAGAAGGGAGAGAATTTCTCCTATTCGCATTCCACAAATCCTGGCGTCGTTTCTGATTACACTGTGGAGAATAAAGCAGTTATGTCTCTAACTAAGAAAGGGCGAGCTAGATCTTTAAGGCCACACGATGAATTTTTAATGGTCATGTGTACACTTAGACAAGGGTTTCATGAAGATCACGTTGCTCACTTGTTCAATGTCTCAACCTCTACAGTGAGTAGAATATTTATCACTTGGATTAACTTTATGTACTTTAAATGTGGACACATTTACATTTGGCCCAGTAGAGAAGTAGTTGATAGAACAATGCCAGAAGCATTCAAAAGAAAGTACAAACCTACCAGAATTATTATTGATTGTACTGAAGTGAGATGTCAGATGCCATGCAGCTTACAATTAAATGGAGAACTCTTCAGTAGGTACAAAAATCACACAACATTCATTTCTCCTGGGGGTGCAATAACATTTACAAGCCAGCTTTACACTGGATCTATGTCTGATAGAGAAATCGTCAGGAGAAATGGCTTTTTAGATGTGCCTTTTGATGACAATGACTCTGTTATGGCAGATAAAGGATTTACAATTCAAGATTTGCTGCCACTGGGGATCTCATTAAATTTGCCTCCCTTCCTAGGAGGGTCAAGTCAAATGCCTGCAGAAGATGTGGCAAAAACTCAAGAAATCGCCAGCTTGAGGATTCACATTGAGCGTGcgataaacaaaataaaaaatttccATATCTGGGACAAAGTGATACCCGTTCATCAAATTCCACTGGCTAGCCAGATGTGGGTAGTATGTGCATTCAGTTGTAATGCACAACCAAACataataaaaggaaaggaactttatttaagtgtctagtcgttctagcactgaagcactaattggggacactgtaaattgaaattaacaattaccaCAAATCATgccaaatgttggtttttgaggagagtggaaaccggagaacccagagaaaacctctcgatgcagagcagagaaccaacaaactcaacccacatacgatgccgagtctgggaatcgaaccccggccacattggtgggaggcaagtgccaTCCCTGCATAATAACTGTTTCACGTGTCTTTGATGAGTAGTGATGTGTTGTatgaattcttggttttcacatgatgtcacaATGATTCAAAAATCTAAAGTATACCTCTTATAAGCTGAATTAATGGAGCTTATAGCAAATacaatatttttggattttatttttgGTGCAAttataagattttgaatttttggctACCATGTTTTTGCCCCTGAGTGGGGTACAAAGATGGCTGCTCCATACATTTCTtactaaaaatgaaaaatacttGTTCGCCCAACTCTCGAGTGAAGTGCTTTTGTGCTTCAAACTTTGGCCAAGGTGTGTAGTTTAAACTCTCTACAATTCCATAAGCATTTGGAATGGAAATACATTGGTTATTGCTCGTGAGTTTTGATATGATGTAAGTGAGAACCAAGAATTGAGATTGAAATGCTAGATCAGGTATTTTTTCCAGAAAATATTCATACCCCAAGGTAACTCAAAGTTTTAGGGAGGTTAGAGTCTCCA contains these protein-coding regions:
- the LOC137969090 gene encoding uncharacterized protein, producing MEQEIKELKRQLQHMQLQNDGLNDRLFILENLKMKDSSATLYSGFPNWETFMVVYTYLDSGEKGENFSYSHSTNPGVVSDYTVENKAVMSLTKKGRARSLRPHDEFLMVMCTLRQGFHEDHVAHLFNVSTSTVSRIFITWINFMYFKCGHIYIWPSREVVDRTMPEAFKRKYKPTRIIIDCTEVRCQMPCSLQLNGELFSRYKNHTTFISPGGAITFTSQLYTGSMSDREIVRRNGFLDVPFDDNDSVMADKGFTIQDLLPLGISLNLPPFLGGSSQMPAEDVAKTQEIASLRIHIERAINKIKNFHIWDKVIPVHQIPLASQMWVVCAFSCNAQPNIIKGKELYLSV